The following proteins are co-located in the Engraulis encrasicolus isolate BLACKSEA-1 chromosome 2, IST_EnEncr_1.0, whole genome shotgun sequence genome:
- the trim35-12 gene encoding E3 ubiquitin-protein ligase TRIM35 has product MPLRPRALSQPLRASNLLSPKSAEESRPRALSSRSKSMLEDELSCPVCCEIFTDPVVLKCTHSFCKACLQQFWSKKKSMRECPVCRSKVSLQEPTVSLTLKNVCDTMLREQAMMRAATEAAASSGGRGGGGADGAGGGGGGGGGAVGAGVGAGGGGGRGLEELCSTHGEPIKLYCQEDAEALCCVCHTSRKHQGHNICPVEEAAQELKEELKKEVLPLKKTLRGLYEAKQKCEDTSVYIKNQKQTTERLIREEFAEMYEFLKKEEAARLAVLEEEEEDKKQIMKKKTDGITRDILTLSTAVRAIDNEMAVCDIKFLQNYKNTSKRAAVSQEMPEKGVPGVLINVAKHTGSLKYRVWEKMQAIVEYTPVTLDPNTAYSWLTLNRDLTAVTNSGVDRKLPDNPERFDHFVFLLGSEGYESGRHAWEVEVGDNQDWVLGVVNESVERKGKISGCPDGGFWIVSFSDGEYTAMTRPRTTLHLPRPPRRVRVQLDYEAGEVSFSDPVAMAPIYTFSGHAFSEKMFPFFCPGANINSPLKLCPVKVAVWNSATW; this is encoded by the exons ATGCCTCTGCGCCCGAGAGCGCTGTCGCAGCCCCTGAGGGCCAGCAACCTGCTGAGTCCCAAGTCCGCGGAGGAGTCTCGGCCGCGGGCGCTCTCCTCACGCTCCAAGTCCATGCTGGAGGACGAGCTGTCCTGCCCTGTGTGCTGCGAGATCTTCACCGACCCGGTGGTGCTCAAGTGCACCCACAGCTTCTGCAAGGCCTGCCTGCAGCAGTTCTGGAGCAAGAAGAAGTCCATGCGCGAGTGCCCCGTCTGCCGCTCCAAG GTGTCGCTGCAGGAGCCCACCGTCAGCCTGACGCTGAAGAACGTGTGTGACACCATGCTGAGGGAGCAGGCCATGATGCGCGCCGCAACTGAGGCCGCGGCCTCctctggaggaagagggggagggggagcagatggcgctggaggaggaggaggaggaggaggaggtgctgtgGGAGCTGGAgtaggagctggag gtggaggaggcagagggcTGGAGGAGCTGTGTTCAACGCACGGGGAGCCCATCAAGCTGTACTGCCAGGAGGACGCCGAGGCACTGTGCTGCGTCTGCCACACGTCCAGGAAACACCAGGGCCACAACATCTGCCCTGTGGAGGAGGCGGCACAGGAgctgaag GAGGAGTTGAAAAAAGAGGTGCTCCCCTTGAAGAAAACTCTTCGAGGGCTCTATGAGGCAAAGCAGAAGTGTGAGGACACCAGTGTGTATATCAAG aACCAGAAGCAGACTACGGAGCGTCTGATCCGGGAGGAGTTTGCGGAGATGTACGAGTTCCTTAAGAAGGAAGAGGCTGCACGCCTTGCTgttctggaggaggaagaggaggacaagaaacAGATAATGAAGAAGAAGACAGACGGCATCACGCGGGACATCCTCACGCTCTCCACCGCCGTCAGGGCCATCGACAACGAAATGGCAGTATGCGACATAAAGTTCCTCCAG AATTACAAGAATACCAGCAAGAG GGCTGCCGTTTCCCAGGAGATGCCAGAGAAGGGAGTTCCAGGAGTGCTCATCAACGTTGCCAAGCACACCGGCTCCCTCAAGTACAGGgtctgggagaagatgcaggCCATTGTGGAATACA CTCCGGTGACCCTTGACCCCAACACGGCCTACAGTTGGTTGACCCTCAACCGGGACCTGACGGCCGTCACCAACAGTGGCGTGGATCGGAAGCTTCCAGACAACCCCGAGCGCTTCGACCACTTCGTCTTCCTGCTGGGATCCGAGGGCTACGAGAGCGGGCGTCATGCCTGGGAAGTGGAG GTGGGCGACAACCAGGACTGGGTGCTGGGCGTGGTGAACGAGAGCGTGGAGCGGAAGGGCAAGATCTCCGGCTGCCCTGACGGCGGCTTCTGGATCGTCTCCTTCTCGGACGGCGAGTACACGGCTATGACGCGGCCGCGCACGACCCTTCACCTCCCGCGGCCCCCCCGCAGGGTCCGCGTGCAGCTGGACTACGAGGCCGGGGAGGTCAGCTTCTCAGACCCCGTCGCCATGGCGCCCATCTACACCTTCAGCGGTCACGCGTTCAGCGAGAAGATGTTCCCCTTCTTCTGCCCCGGGGCCAACATCAACAGCCCGCTGAAGCTGTGCCCTGTGAAGGTGGCCGTCTGGAACAGCGCCACCTGGTGA